One stretch of Maylandia zebra isolate NMK-2024a linkage group LG13, Mzebra_GT3a, whole genome shotgun sequence DNA includes these proteins:
- the LOC143421728 gene encoding uncharacterized protein LOC143421728, with amino-acid sequence MLNPAEEADDSEQQGVRSSNRERHLTEKGKEMQEYEAKKNEKAFNKAYDTWKKAAKEIRTKLKTFCSPEELNNASHDIRDKHAVVQQHYEPIRRSQSMTPDIVKRMDACAVLTTDICEVVAKRQENIDQLFNDRLEKERVRVMLNKRDYGSVFGDTKTETSFPEGSVARSKADSTGSREVEAEAELAAKVEQAKATQEILAQETKISQMENEWKIKEVETKAKLEEEKTKLQQLKADSEVKVAAARVRALSAQNDIESHDQVSCYNLENSANLPNIAPRLSLNPQAPTFRPHNTTPEREELSLVQALASSLTLNRLPVPEPTIFSGDPLKFMDWKVSFMALIGDKPLPVCEKMLYLKSYLAGEARKAVEGYFFRNSEQAYAGIWSVLEERYGSPFVIQRAFRAKLTKWPRIAANDPKALREFADFLQSCAEAIPQVKGLEILNDCEENHKLLRKLPEWIVQRWSRIVVEELDKSQDYPNFARFTKFIQNEAKVVCNPVASPFLINERASEERHVKRAKALSTTIQPKSPPIPVSTSRPKPPCLFCKEESHGIAKCPAFAAKTSDDKKVFIQENRLCFGCLRRGHVTKECRGRHSCSKCGRRHPTCLHTERVNEPKEKKTEDSKSPDEGANKEVHNVMTHVLTRKLSSTSSIVPVFVSVASEPEKEILTYALLDTQSDSSFILEDLASELNVDAQPVQLKLSTMTSVDTVVASKLANNLQVRGFDSETRVPIEHIYSRDFIPVDKSHIPTKETALQWPHLEGLANKLQPLQNCEVGLLIGYDCPSALAPLEIVTGKINEPFAQRTLLGWSIIGSGNPHLDREGNQSYVHRITVKEMPIPSATEVLKVLETDFNERNYEDKYVSQDDVRFIQILSDTIKQRPDGHYEMPLPFKGNDPPALPNNKKLATVRLQHLKKRLKADKQYHEHYCSFMRDIISSGDAELAPPLSEGKTAWYIPHHGVYHPKKPAKLRVVFDCSAKFLGVSLNDTLLTGPDMINSLVGVLCRFRKENVAIICDIERMFHQFSVCPDMRNYLRFLWWQDGQLDKEPREYRMARTHQ; translated from the exons ATGTTGAACCCTGCTGAAGAAGCCGACGACTCAGAGCAACAAGGAGTAAGATCCAGCAATCGTGAAAGGCATTTAACCGAAAAGGGTAAAGAAATGCAGGAATATGAGGCAAAGAAAAATGAGAAGGCATTTAACAAAGCTTATGACACTTGGAAGAAGGCAGCTAAAGAAATCAGAACAAAGCTGAAAACTTTCTGCTCACCTGAAGAGCTAAACAATGCCAGTCATGACATAAGAGACAAGCACGCTGTAGTACAACAGCATTATGAACCCATTCGCCGCAGCCAATCCATGACGCCCGACATTGTTAAGCGAATGGATGCTTGTGCAGTGCTTACAACTGACATTTGTGAAGTTGTTGCTAAACGACAGGAAAATATCGATCAGCTCTTTAACGATCGCCTTGAAAAGGAAAGAGTACGAGTGATGTTAAACAAAAGGGACTATGGTTCTGTGTTTGGTGATACAAAAACTGAAACGTCGTTCCCAGAGGGTTCAGTTGCACGCTCAAAGGCAGATTCTACTGGCAGTCGTGAGGTGGAAGCAGAAGCTGAACTTGCAGCCAAAGTGGAACAAGCAAAGGCCACACAAGAAATATTGGCACAGGAAACCAAGATCAGCCAAATGGAAAATGAGTGGAAAATAAAGGAAGTGGAAACAAAGGCAAAGTTGGAGGAGGAAAAGACTAAACTTCAACAGTTAAAGGCAGACAGCGAAGTGAAAGTAGCAGCTGCACGAGTAAGAGCCCTTAGCGCTCAAAATGACATTGAAAGCCATGATCAAGTGTCCTGCTACAACTTAGAAAATTCCGCAAATCTCCCCAACATCGCACCACGGCTCTCTTTAAATCCACAAGCACCAACATTTAGACCTCACAATACTACTCCAGAACGTGAAGAACTTAGCTTAGTTCAAGCCCTCGCCAGCTCTCTTACCCTAAACAGGCTTCCTGTACCTGAGCCCACCATCTTTAGTGGCGACCCCCTAAAGTTTATGGATTGGAAGGTATCCTTTATGGCACTAATTGGTGACAAACCTTTACCTGTGTGTGAGAAAATGTTGTATCTAAAGAGCTATCTTGCAGGTGAAGCACGAAAGGCAGTAGAGGGATATTTCTTCCGCAACAGTGAGCAGGCATACGCAGGCATTTGGAGCGTTTTAGAGGAAAGGTATGGCAGCCCATTTGTTATCCAAAGAGCCTTTAGGGCTAAACTCACAAAATGGCCTAGAATAGCTGCCAATGATCCTAAAGCACTGAGGGAGTTTGCAGATTTTCTCCAAAGCTGTGCAGAGGCTATCCCTCAAGTCAAAGGCCTAGAGATCCTTAATGATTGTGAGGAAAATCACAAGCTTCTAAGAAAACTGCCTGAGTGGATAGTGCAGAGATGGAGCCGCATTGTGGTGGAGGAGCTAGACAAAAGCCAAGACTACCCCAACTTCGCTCGCTTTACAAAGTTCATACAAAATGAAGCTAAAGTAGTTTGCAATCCTGTTGCCTCACCATTCCTAATAAACGAAAGGGCATCAGAAGAGCGGCACGTTAAAAGAGCGAAGGCACTCAGTACTACCATCCAACCAAAGTCTCCACCAATCCCAGTATCTACTTCTAGACCTAAACCCCCATgtttgttttgcaaagaagaatcgcACGGCATAGCTAAGTGTCCTGCTTTTGCAGCGAAAACTAGTGATGACAAGAAAGTTTTCATTCAAGAAAATCGTCTCTGCTTCGGGTGTTTGAGAAGGGGTCATGTAACCAAAGAATGCAGAGGACGTCACTCCTGTAGTAAGTGTGGTCGGCGTCACCCCACCTGTCTACACACAGAAAGAGTGAATGAacctaaagaaaagaaaactgaggaTTCTAAATCCCCAGATGAAGGTGCAAACAAGGAAGTGCATAATGTTATGACTCATGTACTAACAAGGAAACTATCTTCCACATCCAGCATAGTACCAGTATTTGTGTCAGTTGCATCTGAGCCTGAGAAAGAAATACTTACATATGCCCTGCTTGACACCCAGAGTGACTCATCCTTTATTTTAGAGGATTTGGCCTCAGAACTAAATGTAGACGCCCAACCAGTGCAGTTAAAGCTTAGCACCATGACTTCCGTCGACACAGTCGTTGCAAGTAAACTTGCCAACAACTTGCAGGTGCGTGGGTTTGATTCTGAGACTCGTGTCCCAATAGAACACATCTACTCTCGTGACTTTATCCCAGTTGACAAGTCTCATATCCCTACCAAGGAAACGGCACTTCAGTGGCCACACCTTGAAGGCTTAGCTAACAAGTTACAGCCATTACAGAACTGTGAAGTAGGTCTATTGATTGGTTATGACTGCCCATCAGCACTAGCCCCCCTAGAGATCGTCACAGGCAAAATAAACGAACCTTTCGCACAAAGAACCCTACTAGGATGGAGTATTATTGGTTCTGGTAATCCTCACCTAGACAGAGAAGGTAACCAGAGTTATGTGCACAGGATCACAGTCAAAGAAATGCCCATACCATCAGCCACAGAAGTACTCAAAGTCCTAGAGACTGACTTTAATGAGAGAAACTATGAGGATAAGTATGTATCACAGGATGATGTTCGCTTCATACAAATCCTCAGTGatacaataaaacaaagacCAGATGGGCACTATGAGATGCCGCTCCCCTTCAAGGGCAATGATCCACCAGCGCTTCCCAACAATAAGAAGTTAGCCACAGTCCGACTGCAACACCTGAAGAAAAGGCTAAAGGCTGATAAACAGTATCATGAACATTACTGTTCCTTTATGAGAGACATTATCAGCAGTGGTGATGCAGAATTAGCACCTCCTTTGTCTGAAGGCAAGACTGCATGGTACATCCCACACCATGGGGTATATCACCCGAAAAAACCAGCCAAGCTAAGAGTTGTCTTTGACTGTTCAGCAAAATTTCTCGGTGTCTCATTAAACGACACTCTTCTCACAGGTCCAGATATGATCAACTCATTGGTGGGGGTACTCTGTCGTTTCAGAAAGGAAAATGTAGCCATAATCTGTGATATCGAGAGAATGTTCCACCAGTTCTCTGTTTGTCCAGACATGCGCAACTATCTGAGATTTCTGTGGTGGCAGGATGGACAATTAGACAAAGAACCCAGAGAGTACAGAATGGCT CGGACACACCAATGA